One part of the Pandoraea faecigallinarum genome encodes these proteins:
- a CDS encoding 3',5'-nucleoside bisphosphate phosphatase, which produces MLNADLHCHSRVSDGTLSPSEVAQVAFEAGVDLWALTDHDEIGGQREARAAAEALGMRYVSGVEISITWANRTVHIVGLNIDPGNPTLIDGLAATRGGRAARAQQMSEQLAAAGIPGAYEGALRFVGNPDLISRTHFARFLVEIGQCASVSDVFAKYLSEGRPGYVAHRWATLEDSVKWIRGAGGIAVVAHPGRYKFTPLEFGALFDQFRDLGGEAIEVVTGSHTPEQYREYADVARQYGFLASRGSDFHGPTESRALLGKLPALPDDLTPVWSRWQ; this is translated from the coding sequence ATGCTCAATGCGGATCTTCATTGTCATTCCAGGGTGTCGGACGGCACGCTTTCGCCGTCCGAAGTGGCGCAGGTCGCTTTCGAGGCCGGCGTCGACCTGTGGGCGCTGACGGACCACGACGAGATCGGCGGGCAGCGCGAAGCGCGTGCGGCGGCCGAAGCGCTCGGTATGCGCTACGTTAGCGGCGTCGAAATTTCCATCACGTGGGCGAATCGCACGGTGCATATCGTGGGCCTGAACATCGATCCGGGCAATCCGACCCTGATCGACGGCCTCGCGGCAACGCGTGGCGGCCGCGCGGCGCGGGCGCAGCAGATGAGCGAGCAACTGGCCGCGGCGGGCATCCCCGGGGCTTACGAGGGCGCACTGCGCTTCGTCGGAAACCCCGACCTGATTTCGCGCACGCACTTCGCGCGTTTTCTGGTCGAGATCGGTCAATGTGCATCGGTCTCGGACGTGTTCGCGAAATATCTGTCCGAAGGCCGTCCGGGCTACGTGGCGCATCGCTGGGCCACGCTGGAAGATTCCGTGAAATGGATTCGGGGCGCAGGCGGTATCGCTGTCGTCGCCCACCCGGGGCGCTACAAATTCACACCGCTCGAATTCGGCGCGCTGTTCGATCAGTTCCGCGATCTGGGCGGCGAGGCGATTGAGGTGGTGACCGGCAGCCATACGCCGGAGCAATACCGCGAGTATGCCGATGTCGCGCGTCAGTACGGTTTTCTGGCGTCGCGCGGCTCGGATTTCCATGGACCGACCGAGAGCCGTGCGCTGCTCGGCAAACTGCCTGCGCTGCCCGACGATCTGACTCCGGTCTGGAGCCGCTGGCAGTAA
- a CDS encoding L-threonylcarbamoyladenylate synthase has product MSQFFQIHPENPQPRLIKQAAQIIDKGGIVALPTDSSYAIACHIDDKQAVDRLRRIRGLDEKQLLSLLVRDLSELAEFAIVDNQQYRLIKATTPGPYVFILEATKEVPRRLSHPSRKTIGLRVPEHAITLALLEELGQPLLATTLILPEETEPLNDPEEIRERLEKQLDLVIDGGACPKEPSTVVDLTVMPPEVLRRGRGSLAPFGLS; this is encoded by the coding sequence ATGTCGCAATTCTTCCAGATCCATCCGGAAAATCCTCAGCCACGTCTCATCAAGCAAGCTGCGCAGATCATCGACAAGGGCGGCATTGTGGCGTTGCCCACCGATTCGAGCTATGCCATTGCCTGTCATATCGACGACAAGCAGGCCGTTGACCGTCTGCGCCGCATTCGCGGTCTGGATGAGAAGCAACTGCTGTCGCTGCTCGTGCGCGACCTGTCCGAGCTGGCGGAATTCGCTATTGTGGACAACCAGCAATACCGGCTGATCAAGGCGACGACCCCGGGGCCGTATGTCTTTATTCTGGAGGCCACCAAGGAAGTGCCGCGACGGCTGTCGCATCCTTCGCGAAAGACCATCGGTCTGCGGGTGCCCGAGCATGCGATAACGCTGGCCTTGCTGGAGGAATTGGGGCAACCGTTGCTCGCCACGACGCTGATTCTTCCCGAGGAAACGGAACCGCTGAACGACCCGGAGGAGATTCGGGAGCGCCTGGAAAAGCAACTCGATCTGGTCATCGATGGCGGGGCGTGTCCGAAGGAGCCTTCGACGGTGGTCGATCTGACGGTCATGCCGCCGGAAGTGCTGCGTCGCGGACGCGGGTCGCTGGCGCCGTTCGGGCTATCCTGA
- a CDS encoding site-2 protease family protein encodes MNADLIQTVAVYALPVLFAITLHEAAHGYVAKHFGDPTAFLMGRVTLNPLKHIDPIGTILVPLALYFMTSGAFLFGYAKPVPVAFGSLRNPRIDTIWVALAGPLCNFAQAILWALLGLGLQVAGVREPFFMMMAQAGLVVNLVMCMFNLFPVPPLDGGRVLVSLLPARAAYTLSRVEPYGFFIVMALVVSGVLGRVWLWPLIQWGRDVIVWMLTPLLSLVS; translated from the coding sequence ATGAATGCAGACCTGATCCAGACCGTTGCGGTCTACGCGCTTCCCGTCCTCTTCGCGATTACCTTGCACGAGGCCGCGCACGGCTATGTTGCGAAGCATTTCGGCGACCCCACGGCGTTTCTGATGGGGCGTGTCACGCTCAATCCCCTCAAGCACATCGATCCCATCGGTACGATTCTCGTGCCGCTGGCGCTGTATTTCATGACGAGCGGGGCGTTCCTGTTCGGCTATGCCAAGCCGGTGCCAGTGGCGTTCGGCAGTCTGCGCAATCCGCGCATCGATACGATCTGGGTAGCGCTGGCCGGCCCGCTCTGCAACTTCGCCCAGGCGATTCTCTGGGCTTTGCTCGGGCTGGGACTGCAAGTCGCGGGCGTACGCGAGCCGTTCTTCATGATGATGGCGCAGGCGGGCCTCGTGGTGAATCTCGTGATGTGCATGTTCAACCTGTTCCCCGTGCCGCCGCTCGATGGCGGGCGCGTGCTGGTGTCGCTGCTGCCTGCGCGCGCGGCCTACACGCTCTCGCGGGTGGAACCCTACGGCTTCTTCATTGTGATGGCGCTGGTCGTCAGCGGCGTGCTCGGCCGCGTGTGGCTGTGGCCGTTGATTCAGTGGGGGCGTGACGTGATCGTGTGGATGCTCACGCCGCTGCTGTCGCTGGTTTCCTGA
- a CDS encoding tryptophan--tRNA ligase, producing MYPERVFSGMRPTGRLHLGHYHGVLKNWIQLQSEYPCYFCVVDWHALTTHYETPDVIEQNVWDVLIDWLAAGIDPNQATLFIQSKVPEHAELALLIGMSTPLGWLERVPTYKEQIEKLKEKDLSTYGFLGYPVLMAADILLYRALHVPVGEDQVPHVEMTREIARRFNYLYGREAGFEEKALAAARKLGGKRSKLYLELRNAYQEKGDDEALEQARAMLSESQSLSMGDRERLFGYLEGARKLILVEPQALLTPASRMPGLDGQKMSKSYNNTIGLREDAESITRKVRTMPTDPARVRRTDPGDPDKCPVWQLHQVYSDDDTREWVQKGCRSAGIGCIECKQPVIEGILREQQPMLERAQKYMDDPSLLRAIVADGCEKARKSAQEIMRDVREAMGLQYS from the coding sequence ATGTACCCCGAACGCGTTTTCTCCGGCATGCGACCGACCGGTCGCCTGCATCTGGGCCATTATCACGGCGTACTCAAGAACTGGATACAGCTTCAGTCGGAGTATCCGTGCTACTTCTGCGTGGTCGACTGGCATGCGCTTACCACGCACTACGAAACGCCGGACGTCATCGAGCAGAACGTATGGGACGTACTGATCGACTGGCTGGCCGCAGGGATCGATCCGAATCAGGCAACGCTCTTCATTCAGAGCAAGGTGCCCGAGCATGCCGAACTGGCGCTGCTCATCGGCATGAGCACGCCGCTGGGCTGGCTCGAACGTGTGCCAACGTACAAGGAACAGATCGAGAAGCTCAAGGAAAAAGATCTGTCGACGTACGGTTTCCTCGGTTATCCGGTGCTCATGGCGGCGGACATTCTGCTGTACCGCGCGCTGCACGTGCCGGTCGGCGAGGATCAGGTGCCGCACGTCGAAATGACGCGCGAAATCGCGCGGCGCTTTAACTATCTCTACGGCCGCGAGGCGGGCTTTGAAGAGAAGGCGCTGGCGGCCGCACGCAAGCTCGGCGGCAAACGCTCGAAGCTTTATCTCGAGTTGCGTAACGCGTATCAGGAGAAGGGCGACGACGAGGCGCTCGAACAGGCGCGTGCCATGCTCTCCGAATCGCAGTCGTTGTCGATGGGCGATCGCGAGCGGCTTTTCGGCTATCTCGAAGGCGCACGCAAGCTCATCCTCGTGGAGCCGCAGGCGTTGCTTACGCCGGCTTCGCGTATGCCGGGCCTCGACGGACAGAAGATGTCGAAGTCGTACAACAACACTATCGGTCTGCGCGAAGACGCGGAATCGATCACCAGGAAGGTGCGCACGATGCCGACGGATCCGGCACGCGTGCGTCGTACGGATCCGGGCGACCCCGACAAGTGCCCGGTGTGGCAACTGCACCAGGTCTACAGCGACGACGACACGCGCGAGTGGGTTCAGAAGGGCTGCCGCAGTGCCGGAATCGGTTGCATCGAGTGCAAGCAGCCGGTCATCGAAGGCATTCTGCGTGAGCAGCAGCCCATGCTCGAGCGTGCGCAAAAGTACATGGACGATCCGTCGTTGTTGCGTGCCATCGTGGCCGACGGCTGCGAGAAGGCCCGCAAGTCGGCGCAGGAAATCATGCGCGATGTCCGCGAGGCCATGGGGCTCCAGTACTCATGA
- a CDS encoding class I SAM-dependent methyltransferase — protein MTDAVDVCAAHGTGAPSPWLVRWAHLIGPGARVLDLACGHGRHARWLAARGAHVTAVDRDGAALATMSTLANVTTHEADLEGAPWPLAAQATFDAVVVTNYLHRPLFGRIAASVAPGGVLIYETFAQGNERYGKPSNPAFLLAPGELLDVAREAGLRVAAFEDVTMPAPGAACVQRLCATRAATPGENPGTAALYEATA, from the coding sequence ATGACGGACGCTGTCGACGTCTGCGCGGCGCACGGCACCGGCGCACCGTCGCCGTGGCTGGTACGCTGGGCGCATCTGATCGGGCCCGGGGCGCGCGTACTCGATCTGGCGTGCGGTCACGGGCGTCATGCGCGCTGGCTGGCGGCCAGGGGCGCGCACGTCACGGCCGTCGATCGCGATGGGGCTGCCCTTGCCACGATGTCAACGCTGGCCAACGTGACGACGCACGAAGCCGATCTGGAAGGCGCGCCGTGGCCGTTGGCCGCGCAGGCCACGTTCGATGCGGTTGTCGTCACCAATTATCTGCACCGGCCCCTGTTCGGGCGTATCGCTGCAAGCGTTGCGCCGGGCGGTGTCCTCATTTACGAAACCTTTGCGCAGGGAAACGAAAGGTACGGGAAACCGTCCAATCCCGCGTTCCTGCTGGCTCCGGGCGAGTTGCTCGATGTCGCGCGCGAGGCGGGTTTGCGGGTGGCTGCGTTCGAGGACGTCACGATGCCGGCGCCGGGCGCTGCGTGTGTGCAAAGACTGTGCGCCACGCGCGCGGCGACCCCCGGGGAAAACCCCGGCACCGCCGCGCTGTACGAGGCGACAGCGTAA
- the dapA gene encoding 4-hydroxy-tetrahydrodipicolinate synthase: MTTQTPIQGSIVAIVTPMKEDGSLDRDALCNLINWHVDEGTDGIVIVGTSGESPTVNVAEHCELIEIAVKQTAEAGQSRGRKVHVIAGTGGNSTAEAIELTKHAKKVGADASLQVVPYYNKPTQEGQYQHFRAIAEAGELPVILYNVPGRTVADASNETLLRLAQVPGIIGVKDATGNLDRGIDLIRRAPKSFAVYSGDDLTAVALMLMGGRGNISVTANVAPRAMHELCAAALAGDVATARELQFKLFELHRAMFVEANPIPVKWALQKMGMIASGIRLPLTPLAQPYQDTVLQALKSANIAVV; this comes from the coding sequence ATGACTACCCAAACCCCGATTCAAGGCAGTATCGTCGCGATTGTCACGCCGATGAAAGAGGACGGCAGCCTTGACCGTGACGCACTGTGCAACCTGATCAACTGGCACGTCGACGAAGGCACGGACGGTATCGTCATCGTGGGCACGTCGGGCGAATCGCCGACGGTCAACGTCGCGGAGCACTGCGAACTCATCGAGATCGCCGTCAAGCAAACGGCCGAAGCCGGCCAGTCGCGCGGTCGCAAGGTGCACGTGATCGCCGGTACCGGCGGCAATTCGACGGCCGAAGCCATCGAGCTCACGAAGCACGCGAAGAAGGTGGGCGCCGATGCGTCGTTGCAGGTTGTGCCTTACTACAACAAGCCGACGCAGGAAGGCCAGTACCAGCATTTCCGCGCCATCGCCGAAGCCGGCGAGCTTCCGGTCATCCTCTATAATGTGCCCGGCCGTACGGTTGCGGACGCCAGCAACGAAACGCTGCTGCGTCTGGCACAGGTGCCGGGCATCATCGGCGTGAAAGACGCCACGGGTAATCTGGATCGCGGCATCGACCTGATCCGGCGCGCCCCAAAGAGCTTCGCCGTGTACAGCGGCGACGACCTGACTGCCGTTGCGCTCATGCTCATGGGCGGTCGGGGTAATATCTCGGTCACCGCCAACGTGGCACCGCGTGCGATGCACGAACTGTGCGCGGCGGCGCTGGCCGGCGACGTGGCAACGGCACGGGAACTGCAATTCAAGTTGTTCGAACTGCATCGCGCCATGTTCGTCGAAGCCAATCCGATCCCCGTGAAATGGGCGCTGCAAAAGATGGGCATGATCGCGTCGGGCATTCGCCTGCCGCTCACGCCGCTGGCGCAGCCGTATCAGGACACGGTGCTCCAAGCCCTCAAGTCGGCCAACATCGCTGTTGTCTAA